The stretch of DNA ATTCGTAACATCTGACAGTGAAAAAATTCAAAGACTAAAAGACTCATTTTTCGAGTTAAAAATAAAAAGTCTAATCAGTGAATTTGTAGAGCTAGGATGTTCAAAACAGGATTTGTATACACTTATAGAAAAACATTTTGATGGGGTGAAAAAAGATGACAAATAATTATTTGCTTGAGTTTAGCAATATAACAAAAAAATACGGCTCAAAGGTCGCACTGGATAATGTAAGCTTCAATCTCGAGCCTGGAAAAATAATTGGACTTCTAGGTCCAAATGGAAGTGGAAAATCTACTATATTAAAGCTAGTAAACGGACTACTTCAGCCCACAGAGGGTGAAATAAAAATAATGGGAAATCCTCCGGGGATAATGTCAAAATCAATAATTTCATATCTTCCAGAAAGAACTTATCTAAATGAATGGATGAAAATATCTGACTTGATAAACTTTTTTGCAGATTTTTATATAGATTTTGATATAAATAAAGCAAACGAGATGGTTATAGCTCTAAAGCTAGACCCAAATCACAAACTAAAAACCCTTTCTAAAGGCAACAAGGAAAAAGTTCAGCTTATTCTTGTAATGTCTAGAAAGGCGAAGCTATATCTTCTAGATGAACCAATAGGAGGAGTAGATCCAGCAACTAGAGATTTTATATTAGACACTATAATTTCTAACTATCTGTCAGATGCTACACTTATGATATCTACTCATTTGATAAGCGACATAGAGAGGATATTTGACGAAGTAATCCTGATAAATCAAGGAACTATCTACAAGCATGACAGCGTAGATAATATACGTCAGCAGACAGGAAAGTCTGTAGATCAGTTATTTAGGGAGGTATTTAAATGTTAAGCAAGCTTCTAAAATATGAATTTAAATCAACATCTAGAATATTTCTGCCTATATATGCAGCTATATTGATATTATCTATTCTTACTTCATTAAAAACTACAAATCCAGGCTCAGAAGATTTGCTTAGTGTACTGTTCCCAACAATACTAGGGCTTACTTTTACAGGTCTTTTGATAATGACCCTTATAATGGTAGTCAAGCGCTTTGATACAAATCTACTTTCTGATGAAGGTTACCTTATGTTTACCTTGCCTGTAAAAATAACTGACTTAATCAATTCTAAGCTTGCTTTGTCAGTTTTCTGGGCAGTTACAAGCACTATTTTATTTGGACTATCTATGACTATAATATTTTTTAGAGATATAGAATTTGCAAGGATGTTTGATGAGATTAGCAAGGTATTTTCTCAAGTTCCAAATGCAGGAATTTTAACTATTTTAATTATCGCTATCATGCTGCTTGTCTATATCAATTTACTTCTTAAAATATATACTTCACTTAGCATAGCTCAAGCATTTTCAATAACAGGAAGTAGAATATTTGGCGGAGTACTTGTTTTTATTGGAATAGAAATAGGGCTAAATGTAATTCAAACTATGATTATGTTTATTGCGTCTAAAAGCCAGTGGTTAGAAAACTATTTTGAAAAGCTTTCTATTATGATGTCTAGTCCAAACTGGGAATATCTTTATCCTCACTACCCAGTTATCTTTTTAAGCATAATCACAGTGATACTTTTATTAGTAAATACTGCATTTTACTACGCTACACATTATTTCCTAAAAAATAAATTAAATCTTGAATAAAAAACATACCAAAAATTATTAAAACTCTCCTTATAAACTCAGTCATTAGCTGAAATTTATAAGGAGAGTTTTATATTATCGCTACTTACCTATACAAAATTCTCTAAATATCGTATCTAATAAATCCTCTGATACTGTGTCTCCTGTGATGTGTCCTAGCTCATTCCAAGCATTTTTAAAATCAGTCTCTGCTATATCAAGAGGTATGTTATCAGCAAGTGCTGTAAGTGCATCGCTGCAAGCTTCAAATGCACGCTCTAATGCCATTTTATGCCTAGCATTCGTGACCATAATGTCATTTTGAGTCTTTAGACTGCCCTCTAGCACCATGTTTTCAATTTCTTTTTCAAGCAAATCTATACCCTTTTTTTCTAGAGCAGATATTCTTATGATTGGCTTGCCTTTAGCATAATTGTGAATCTCATCATCTGTAACCATGCTAGGAAGATCTGTTTTATTTACTAAGATAATAGCTTTTTTATCTCCAAGCAAGGATAGTATATCTTGATCCTGACTACTTAAATGTCTTGAAGAATCTAGCATCATTATAACTAAATCAGCAGATTCAAAGGATTCCTTAGATTTTTGAACCCCAATTTTTTCAACTAGGTCATCAGTTTCTCTTATCCCTGCCGTGTCTACTATTTTTAGAGGAATTCCTCCTATATTTACATACTCTTCTATTATATCCCTTGTAGTTCCCTCTATTTCCGTTACTATCGCTCTAGATTCCTTTAATATAGCGTTTAGAAGTGAAGATTTTCCTACATTCGGCTTGCCTACTATTACAGTTTTTAAGCCATCTCTTAATATTTTTCCTGTCTCAAATGACGCTATTAAGCCCTTTATAGAAGTCATTACCTCTCTTAAATCCACTGATAGCTCTTCGTATGTCACCTCTGGCTCATCTTCTTCTGGAAAATCAATAGCAACTGTAATCTTTGCCAAATCCATAGTCAGCTTATCTCTTATTTGCTTGATTGAAGCTGATAGATTACCTTCTAGATGCTTTTGTGCTATATCAAAGCTAGCATTGGTCTTAGCATTTATAATATCGATTATAGCCTCAGCCTGAGATAAATCTATTCTTCCATTTAAAAATGCTCTTTTAGTAAACTCTCCTCTATCTGCTAGCCTTGCTCCATTTCGAATAACTGCTTCAAGTATTTTTCTTACAGATATATATCCTCCATGGCAGTTTATCTCAACTACGTCTTCTCTTGTGAAGGTATGAGGTTTTTTCATATATGAAACGAGTACCTCATCTATTACTTTATCTTGGTCATAAACATGACCATACACAAGCTTTCTAACTTGCATAGATAAATCTGTGTTTCCTTTTATAGGTTTAAATATTTTATTTGCAATATCTAAAGCCTTAGGTCCACTAAGCCTTACTATACCTATTCCGGCTTCTCCTGGAGCTGTAGCTACAGCTACAATAGTATCATCTATAAACATAAATTCTCCCTCTTTTTCTCAAACAAGAACTCTGTATATCAAATCAACTGGGCAGAAATCTTGTTGTATTCACAATAATATAAAGCCCCTGGTATTAGACAGGGGCATGAGTACTAGCGTTTTACTGCTATAACTACTTTTCTGTAAGGTTCTTCGCCTTCGCTATAAGTAGTTACATAAGTATCAGATTGTAAAGCTGAGTGAACTATTCTTCTCTCGTATGGATTCATAGGCTCAAGCTTAATATTTTTTCTTTGCTTTGCAGCAGTTCTAGCCATTTTATTAGCATATCTAACAAGAGATTCTTCTCTTTTAGAGCGATAATCCTCAATATCGAGCATTATTTTTACATACTCACCAGGAGTTTTGTTAACTGCTAAGCTAAGAATCATCTGAAGAGCATCTAGTGACTCCCCTCTTCTACCTATAAGCTGTCCTGCACTATCACCTATAACGCTTACTTTAGCTGAATCAGAGTTCATATCGATTTTTATATCAGCTTCGATATTCATAACTTCAAACAATCCATTTAAAAAGCTTAGAATTCTAGTTTCTACAGTATCCTTTACTATAACAGTCGCTTTAATTTTAAAATCCTTTGATCCTAAAAATCCAAATAAACCCTTACTGCCTTCTTCTAAAACTTCAATTTCTAAATCTTCTACAGGCGTTCCTAGTTGGTCTACAGCTTTTTGAATTGCTTCTTCTTTAGTTTTTCCAATTATTTCTACGAATTTCATCTTACGATGCCTCCTTAGCCTTTGAAGGTTTTGATAAAATATACTGCTGTACTATTTGGAATATATTACCCGCTACCCAGTAAAGAAGTAATCCTGCTGGAAAACTAATTCCCCAAAATAACATCATTATAGGGAACATGTAAAGCATCATAGTCTGAGTAGGGTCTTTTTTGCCTCCCTTTGGAGACATCATTGCTGATTGAATGTAAGTAGTTATTGCCGCTAAAATAGGTAAGATAAATGGTATAGATATACCACCAAGTAAAATTACATCTGGACTTGCAAGGTTATTAACCCATAAAAATCCTGTATCAGCTATCTTATAAGCAGCTTCTGTTCCAAAAACATACTTAACTGGCTCTCTAAGAGCGTTAAAAAGTCCTATGATTATTGGAAATTGAATTAAAAGAGGTAAACATCCTGCAAGAGGATTAACTTTATGTTCCTTATATAGCTCCATTATTTTTTGGTTTTGCTTATCTGGGTCATTTTGATACTTCTTTTTAATCTCATCCATTTTAGGCTGAATGAGCTGCATAGATTTCATTGATTTAGTCTGTGTAAGTGTAAGAGGAAGTAGCAGTAGCTTTACCACTACAGTGAAAACAATAATAGAAATAGCATAATCACCTATTACATTGTAAATAAGCTCTAGCAAAGATCCAAACAAATACGATAGTTGAGACAAAATTTTTACCTCCCGAGATTTATAAAATATATTACTTCAAAGGGTCATATCCACCTTCATGGAAAGGATGACACTTTAATATTCTTCTTAATGATAAATAGCTACCTTTTATAGGTCCATATTTTTTAATTGCTTCTATAGAATAAGCTGAACATGTCGGATAAAATCTACAGGTGGGTCCCTTTAGTGGAGAAATAAACTTTTGATAAAATCTTATAATGAGAATTAATATTCTAGATATAAAATCTTTCATTTTATAATACACCTGATTTTCTAAATAAATACCGAACAGATTTACCTATTTCTTTATAATTCGATTCTGAGCTTGGAATTCTTCCAATAAATATTATATCATATCCATCCTTTAAGTCAGGGATATCTTTTAGATTTTCTTTTATTAATCTTCTAATTCTATTTCTAGTTACAGCCTTGCCTACTTTTTTAGATATAGAATAGCCTACCCTAGTGTAACCCAAATCATTTTTTATAAAGTAAAAAACTAAGGTTTTAGTAGCAAGGGACTTACCTTTTCTATATATGTTTTTAAAATCGGAATCTTTTCTAAGTCTAAGATGATTCATAATGCCCCCACTAACCTAGATATATTCATAATAAACAAAAAGGCCACCTTATAAAGCGGCCTAAGTCTCTTATGCAGTCAATCTTTTTCTACCTTTTGCTCTTCTTCTTCTAAGTACGTTTCTTCCTGTAGAAGTTTTCATTCTTTTTCTGAAGCCGTGCTCTTTACTTCTTTGTCTCTTCTTTGGTTGGTAAGTTCTTTTACTCATAATTACACCCCTTTCTACATTTTATAAAACCGCTATCTATGTAGAGGTTTCCCTAAAATACGCACATCATAACAAATATTATAATTCTCTCTAATGTACTTGTCAATGAAATTTTGTAAGTATATAAGACTATTCAATGTGTATAAGTCAAAACTGTCAAAAAAACCTGTGGATAAATTTAGGTATTTCTATTGAAGTTTTTAGCTGCTTTTGTTATATTAGTTTTACTTGTTGATAACTTTTTGAAGAATTATAAACTTATACACAGGTTGTGGATTAAATTGTGAATAAGTTTTAAAATTATTTTATAAAATATTCATCAAAGCATAGAAATTATTATTATTTTACCATGTATATTATTTTATCCACAAGATGTTTATTATTTGTGTATTTAATAATTATTTTTTTTTATCCACTGAGATTTTTTGTTATACAATTATTAATAAGATTTTTTTCCACAGCAGATTTTATATTATAATTAAATTGCTAGCTGTGGATTAATTTGTTGATTACTTTGGAGGAACTTTTTTATGGATGCTGCTTCTTTATGGGAAAAGATTTTAAATGTATACAAGACTCATATAACAAAACAATTCTATGAGTCATTTTTTTCAAGTATTGAGCCTGTAACTGTCAGAAAAAACAAGCTTATTCTTTTAGCACCTAATTACTTTATTAAAGAAGTAATTGAAAACAATCATCTCAACAACCTACATAATATAGCGAAAGATGTAAGCTCTACTTCATATGAAATTCAAATCATATTGGATTTAGAAGAAATTACAGATATGTATTCAGATTCTGACTCTGATAATGGAAAAGATATTCGCTCTTACAGTCTTAATCCAAAATATACATTTGATACCTTTGTTATAGGAAACAGCAATAGATTTGCTCATGCTGCCTGCGTTGCAGTAGCTGAATCTCCCGCTAAAGCCTACAATCCTCTCTTTATATATGGAGGAGTGGGACTAGGTAAAACTCACCTTATGCATGCTATAGGACATTATATAGTGAGTAATAATAAGAATTCAAAAATTCTTTATTTATCATCTGAGACCTTTACTAATGAGCTAATAAACTCTATTAAGGACGATAAAAATGAAGCCTTTAGAAATAAATATAGAAATGTGGATGTTATTTTAGTAGATGATATCCAGTTCATAGCTGGTAAGGAGCGTACTCAGGAGGAATTTTTCCATACCTTTAATGCTCTTCATGATGCAAATAAACAAATTATAATTTCAAGTGATAGAACTCCAAAAGAGATTCCTACTCTTGAGGATAGGCTTAGATCTAGATTTGAGATGGGTCTTATCGCTGATATTCAGCCACCTGATTTTGAAACTAGAATAGCTATACTTAGAAAAAAAGCCCAAGTTGAAAATAGAGATATTCCTAATGAGGTAATGGTTCATATAGCTAAAAATATAAAATCAAACATAAGAGAATTAGAAGGAGCACTTGTTAGAGTAATAGCATATTCTGATCTTACTAAGGAAGAAATAACCTATGAGCTTGCTTGTGAAGCACTTAAGGATATTTTTCAATCCTCTGCAAATAATGAGCTTAATTCCTCGGTTATTAAAGAAAAGGTAGCTCAAATATTTTCTGTGAAAATGGAAGATTTCCAGTCTAAGAAAAGAACTAGAGCCATTGCATATCCTAGACAGATAGCTATGTATCTGTGTAGAGAGCTTACTGATATGTCTCTTCCTAAAATAGGTGAAGAATTTGGTGGAAGAGATCACACAACCGTAATTCACGCATGTGACAAGGTAGCTTCAGATATAGAAAAAGATGAAGATATAAAAAATAAAATTAATAGAATAATAACTGACCTGAAAAATTAGTTCCAAAAAGCTGATAAAGGAGTAATTTGTTTATTCAAGTTATTCCTTTCTTTATTGAAACTTATCCACAGGGTTATACATTTTTGTAGCTACTTTTAATATTAAAGTGTATGCACTTATCCACAAATTAACACTCCCTATTACTATTACTACTATATTTTTTGTAATTAATTATATATATTTATAGGAGGCATATCGTGAAAATAACAGTGAATCAAAACGAATTGCAAAGTGCAATAAACATGACCTTAAAAGGCGTATCTAATAAAAATACCATAGAGATATTAAAGGGTATTTTGTTTGAAACCTATGAAGGAAAGCTTATGCTTACTTCTAACAATCTTGAAATAGGAGTTCAGACAGTTATAGATGCTGATATTCAAAGAGAAGGAAAGGTAGTAATCGATGCAAAGATTATTTCTGATATAGTAAGAAAGCTTCCTTCATCAGATGTTTGCTTAGATGTAGACGAGACTCACATAGTAAAAATAAGCTCAACTTCTTTAGAATTTAATATCAAAGGCTTTAGTGGAGAAGATTTCCCTATTCCTGTTTCTATAGAAGAAAACTACTATAAAGAGATTTCAAGTGATATTTTTAAAGAAATGGTTAGAAAAACTTCATTTGCTGTATCTCTAGACGAAACTAAGCCTCTTCTTATGGGAGAGCTGATTGAGTTTAAAAATAACAGTATTAATATGGTTGCTATAGATGGATTTAGACTTGCTATAAAATATATAAAAGACGATAATTTTGTAACTGATTCAAAAATCATAGTACCAGGCAAAACACTTGTGGATATAAGTCGTATGATTCCACCTAGTGTGGATAAAATAAAGCTGGGCTTTGATGAAAAGCATGCATCATTTATAATAGGCGAAACAATTCTAACTACGAGATTGCTTGAAGGAGAATTTATAAATTATTCCCAAATAATTCCAAAGGAATTCAGCACTAAGCTTAAAATTCATACTAAAGATTTTCTTTACGCTCTAGATAGAGCTTGCTTAGTTGCTAAGAACAATCTTATAAAGATAGACATATCTGATGATAATTTAAAGATTTCTTCAAAAAACGATGAAATTGGAAATTTGGAAGAAAATATATTTATTGAGCTTGAAGGCAGTAATTTGGAGATAGCTTTTAATGCTAAATATTTTATGGATGCTTTAAAAACTATAGATGAAGAATATATAAGCTTGGAGTTAAATACTAATGTAAGTCCGTGTATATTAAAGCCTTATGATGATGACAGCTATACCTATCTGCTTCTTCCTGTGAGAATCTAGTCCTAAAATTAGGCTAAAGCATATGAAAAATCCAGATTAATACCTGGATTTTTTTTATTGTTAATATACTTATAAGATTACTATAGTTGTGTTATAATATTAAGATGGCTTTAAAAGGAGGAATTGTAATGAAAGAGATTAAATTATACACTGAGTATATAAAGCTAGATCAATTTTTAAAGCTAGTTAATGAAGCTGCTAGTGGTGGAGAAGCTAAAGTAATGATACTTGCCTCAGAAGTGAAATTAAACGGGGTAGTAGAAGTTCAGCGTGGAAAAAAAATTAGGCCTGGAGATATAGTTAGTGTAGAAAATAGAAGCTATAAAGTTATATAAAAGAGGTCAATTATGCTTATTAACAACATCACTTTATCTAATTTTAGAAATTATTCCAAAGCGGAAGCAAATTTTTCCGAAAATCTCAATCTTATTATAGGTAAAAACGGACAAGGAAAAACTAATTTGATAGAAGCCATATATATGCTTTCTCTAGGAAGATCATTTAGAACTAACAAAGATAAAGAAATGATGATGTTCGATGCCCTAAATACCTACATAAGCTCTGAGGTTACAGCTATGGGCAGAAATTATAAAATAGAGATTAAGCTAGGTAAGGATATAAAAAAAGCAGTTAAGATTAATTCTATTCCTATAGAAAAATTAACTGACCTACTTGGAATAATTAATATAGTAATTTTTTCTCCTGAGGATTTAAAACTTGTAAGAGAAGGACCAAAAGAAAGAAGAGGCTTTATGGATAGAGAAATATCCCAGCTTCGTCCAAATTACTATTCACTTATTCATAAGTATCAAAAGATTTTGGTTCAAAGAAACAATCTTCTCAAAAATACTAAGATAGATGAAAATTTGCTGGATGTATATGATGAACAGCTAGCTATAGTATCTCAAAAGATAATGGCTTATAGGAAAGAATTTATAGATAATATCACGCCTATAGCAAGTGCCAATCACTATAGAATTTCTTCAGGTAAAGAAAAATTAAATATAAAGTATTTACCTAATATAACTGCAAGTAGTGAAATAGATTTTGACAGCTCATATATTTTCAATAAATTTAAAACAAGCAGAGCTGAAGATATGAGAAGAAGAACTACTACTTCAGGACCCCATAAGGATGATATAGGGATATATTTAGGAGATATGGACCTTAGAAACTTTGGCTCTCAAGGTCAAAAAAGAAGCGCTGCAATATCTTTAAAGCTTTCTGAGATTCAGCTGATTTTCGAAGAAAAAAATGAATATCCTGTGGTACTTCTCGATGATATATTTAGTGAACTTGATATATCACGTCAAAAAATGCTTATAGATAGCTTAAGTGAGATTCAAACTTTTGTAACGACAACTGAAGCTATTGATTTTAATAAAGAAGTAAAAACCTATCTCATTGAAAATGCGAAGGTAAGTTTGCTTTAGGAGGTTAGTATGGAAACAAATGAAAACAAAGTAAATCACGCCTATGGTGCCGAGCAGATACAGGTGCTTGAAGGTCTGGATCCTGTAAGAAAGAGACCTGGTATGTACATAGGTTCTACTGGTTCAAGAGGGCTACATCACTTGGTTTATGAAGTAGTAGACAATGCTATAGATGAGGCTCTTGCAGGTCACTGCGACAAGATATACGTATCTATTGACCCTGATAATGGTATTACAGTTAAAGATAACGGAAGAGGTATACCAGTAGAAATCCATCCTAAGACTGGAAAAAGTACAGTAGAAACTGTACTTACAGTACTTCATGCAGGAGGAAAATTCGGTGCTGGAGGCTATAAGGTATCAGGAGGCCTTCACGGAGTTGGGGTATCTGTTGTAAACGCTCTATCTAAAGAGCTTATTGTAGAAGTAAAAATGAATGGAAAAATATACAGGCAAGAATTTGCTTATGGAGTTCCTCAGACAGAGCTTGAGATAGTAGGAGAGACTACTGAAAGAGGTACCTGTGTTAGATTTATGCCTGATGATGCAGTATTTGAAGAGACTCAATATAAATACGACACCTTAGAGCATAGACTTCGTGAGCTTGCATTTTTAAATAAAGGCATCCATATAACACTGGAAGATAAAAGAGAAGACCTTCAAAAAATTAAGGAGTTTCATTACACAGGTGGATTAGTTGAGTTTGTAAGATATATAAATAAAAATAAGTCACCTATTCACGATGATGTAATTTATTTTGAAAAAAAGCAAGGCGACTATACTGTTGAAATTGCAATGCAGTACACTGATGCATATGTAGAGAATGTATATTCTTTTGCTAATAATATAAATACTCATGAAGGTGGTATGCACCTTACAGGTTTTAAAACAGCTCTTACTCGTGTAATTAATGACTATGCAAAAAAGAGCAATTTCTTAAAATCTAAAGAAGATAACCTTATGGGTGAGGATATAAGAGAAGGTCTTACTGCTGTAGTTTCAATAAAACTACCTGATCCTCAATATGAAGGACAGACTAAGACAAAGCTTGGTAATCCTCAAGCTAGATCTGCAGTAGAGACAATTTCAGGAGATAATATTACGGCGTTTTTGGATGAAAATCCAGCCAGTGCTCGTATCATTATAGATAAAGCTCTTCGTGCTCAAAGAGCAAGGGAAGCAGCTAAGAAAGCTAGAGAGCTTACTAGAAGAAAAAGTGTGCTAGAAAGTACCTCTCTTCCTGGAAAGCTAGCTGACTGTGCAGAAAAAGACCCTGTAAAGTCTGAAATATATCTAGTAGAGGGAGACTCTGCGGGAGGCTCTGCAAAGCAGGGAAGAGACAGAAAAACTCAAGCCATACTTCCTCTTAGAGGTAAGATATTAAATGTTGAGAAATCAAGATTAGATAGAATACTTGGCTCAGATGAAATACGTAATATGATTACAGCTTTTGGCTGTGGTATAAGCAATGAGTTTGATGAAGAGAAACTTAGATATCACAAAATAGTTATAATGACGGATGCCGACGTAGACGGTGCTCACATTAGAACTCTTATTCTTACTTTCTTCTTCAGATATATGAGACCTCTTATTGAAAAAGGCTATGTATATATAGCTCAGCCACCTTTATTTAGAATAAAAAAAGGCAGAAGAGAAGAATATGTATATAGTGACAAAGAATTAAATGAAAGACTTGAGGAAATTGGAAGAAGTAATCAAGTCGAGCTTCAAAGATACAAAGGTCTTGGAGAGATGAACGCTGAGCAGCTTTGGGATACAACTATGAATCCTGCTACACGAACTCTTCTTAAAGTTACTATAGAGGATGCATCTATGGCTGATGATATATTTAGCATGCTTATGGGAGATAAGGTTGAGCCTAGAAGAAACTTTATCCAAGAAAATGCTAAATATGTTAAGAATCTAGACGTATAGGAGGATAGACGATGAGTGAAGAAAAAAATGAAATGATAGATAAAATTGTAGATATTGAAATAGAAGACGAAATGCGAAAATCCTACATAGATTATGCTATGAGTGTAATTGTAGGAAGAGCTCTTCCAGATGTTAGAGATGGTCTAAAGCCAGTTCATAGAAGAATACTTTTTGCTATGAACGATTTAGGACTTGTTCCTGAAAAAGCTTATAGAAAGTCCGCTACTGTTGTCGGAGACGTACTAGGTAAGTACCACCCTCACGGTGATACTGCTGTTTATGATGCAATGGTAAAGCTAGCTCAGGATTTTTCAACTAGATATCCTCTTGTAAATGGACATGGTAACTTTGGTTCTATAGATGGAGACTCAGCAGCTGCAATGCGTTATACTGAGGCAAAAATGCAAAAGCTTACTTTAGAGCTATTAAGAGACATAGATAAGGAAACAGTGGATTTTGTTCCTAACTACGATGAGAGATTGAAAGAGCCATCAGTGCTTCCTGCTAGATACCCAAATTTACTTGTAAATGGTTCAAATGGTATAGCAGTAGGTATGGCTACATCTATTCCTCCTCACAATCTTAGAGAGGTAATAGATGCAGTAGTAGAGCTGATTGACAATGATGAAGCAACTGTAGAAGACATAATGAAGCATATTAAAGGACCAGACTTCCCAACA from Acetoanaerobium noterae encodes:
- the recF gene encoding DNA replication/repair protein RecF (All proteins in this family for which functions are known are DNA-binding proteins that assist the filamentation of RecA onto DNA for the initiation of recombination or recombinational repair.) — encoded protein: MLINNITLSNFRNYSKAEANFSENLNLIIGKNGQGKTNLIEAIYMLSLGRSFRTNKDKEMMMFDALNTYISSEVTAMGRNYKIEIKLGKDIKKAVKINSIPIEKLTDLLGIINIVIFSPEDLKLVREGPKERRGFMDREISQLRPNYYSLIHKYQKILVQRNNLLKNTKIDENLLDVYDEQLAIVSQKIMAYRKEFIDNITPIASANHYRISSGKEKLNIKYLPNITASSEIDFDSSYIFNKFKTSRAEDMRRRTTTSGPHKDDIGIYLGDMDLRNFGSQGQKRSAAISLKLSEIQLIFEEKNEYPVVLLDDIFSELDISRQKMLIDSLSEIQTFVTTTEAIDFNKEVKTYLIENAKVSLL
- the gyrB gene encoding DNA topoisomerase (ATP-hydrolyzing) subunit B; protein product: METNENKVNHAYGAEQIQVLEGLDPVRKRPGMYIGSTGSRGLHHLVYEVVDNAIDEALAGHCDKIYVSIDPDNGITVKDNGRGIPVEIHPKTGKSTVETVLTVLHAGGKFGAGGYKVSGGLHGVGVSVVNALSKELIVEVKMNGKIYRQEFAYGVPQTELEIVGETTERGTCVRFMPDDAVFEETQYKYDTLEHRLRELAFLNKGIHITLEDKREDLQKIKEFHYTGGLVEFVRYINKNKSPIHDDVIYFEKKQGDYTVEIAMQYTDAYVENVYSFANNINTHEGGMHLTGFKTALTRVINDYAKKSNFLKSKEDNLMGEDIREGLTAVVSIKLPDPQYEGQTKTKLGNPQARSAVETISGDNITAFLDENPASARIIIDKALRAQRAREAAKKARELTRRKSVLESTSLPGKLADCAEKDPVKSEIYLVEGDSAGGSAKQGRDRKTQAILPLRGKILNVEKSRLDRILGSDEIRNMITAFGCGISNEFDEEKLRYHKIVIMTDADVDGAHIRTLILTFFFRYMRPLIEKGYVYIAQPPLFRIKKGRREEYVYSDKELNERLEEIGRSNQVELQRYKGLGEMNAEQLWDTTMNPATRTLLKVTIEDASMADDIFSMLMGDKVEPRRNFIQENAKYVKNLDV